In Brienomyrus brachyistius isolate T26 chromosome 3, BBRACH_0.4, whole genome shotgun sequence, the following proteins share a genomic window:
- the LOC125739444 gene encoding MARVEL domain-containing protein 1-like codes for MGRGASGEHKGMPPQPPQVRKRYLEFFKSFYGVLRVLQILLGAGLWATIAANKYEGAIHFVLFVAVLFWLLTLALFFLTLLGKQDLVPLVGGERWLVTNAAHDLVATLLYLAAIGIMISKTQEKTFCTLEHYQHSCPYWVYLTASVFCCLCAAAYLLSAVYGWCRKCLGEQTVV; via the coding sequence AtgggaagaggagcatcaggagAGCACAAAGGCATGCCCCCCCAGCCACCACAGGTCAGGAAGAGATATTTGGAGTTCTTCAAGAGCTTCTATGGGGTTCTGAGAGTGCTGCAGATCCTACTGGGCGCCGGGCTGTGGGCCACCATCGCCGCCAACAAGTACGAAGGCGCCATCCACTTTGTGCTCTTTGTGGCCGTGCTCTTCTGGCTCCTGACATTGGCGCTGTTTTTCCTCACACTGCTGGGCAAACAAGACCTGGTGCCCCTTGTGGGAGGGGAGCGCTGGCTAGTCACCAACGCGGCACACGATCTGGTGGCCACGCTGCTCTACCTGGCTGCCATTGGAATCATGATCTCCAAGACGCAGGAGAAGACTTTCTGCACGTTGGAACACTACCAGCACTCCTGTCCTTACTGGGTGTACCTCACCGCCTCCGTCTTCTGCTGCCTGTGCGCTGCCGCTTATCTGCTGTCGGCCGTCTACGGCTGGTGCAGGAAGTGCCTGGGCGAGCAGACTGTGGTCTGA